The Colletes latitarsis isolate SP2378_abdomen chromosome 1, iyColLati1, whole genome shotgun sequence genomic interval AGCAAAACACTGAGAATGTTGTGCAGCTAAACCTTTAGCATTACCATTTGGACCACGAAACACAATGGGTACACCATATTTTCCTGCACTCATATATAAATTCTTAGCTGCACCATTTATTATACGATCTATAGCTtgcattgaaaaattaaatgtcATAAATTCACATATTGGTTTTAAACCACCAAGTGCTGCTCCAATAGCTAGACCACAAAATCCTGCTTCTGTTATGGGTGTATCGATTAATCTTTTATCTccatattttttccagagcccTCTTGTTATTTTATATGCACCATCATACTGTGCAACTTCTTCCCCCAAAATAAATACTTTTTCATCTCGTGCTAATTCTTCATCGAGAGCTGAATTTAATGCATCTCTTACACTCATTTTTGTAATAGATCTATAGAATTTcctttgagaaatatgtgatatatttgataatattttaattcttaAAGAGTATAAAGAGTGCATTGTGAACAATTAATAAAGTAAAGTAAAGTATGGTGCAATTATGTTTTAGAATTAGGAAATCCAAGAGGGAATGAAAATCCGTTTCTTCTCACTTTTGGTATAATTTGGTTTAGATGGCATAATCATATAGCAAGATACATAAAACGCCAGTGTCCTGATTGTTCAAGTGAAAAAGTTTACAATGAAACTCGAAAATGGGTAATAGCAACACAACAACACATTGTTACTAATGAATGGTTACCTGAATGGTTAGGAAAAGAACTTCCTAAATACAATGGTAATGTATTTATAAAGATTCCGtaatttatacaatttataAAAGATACATTATCTTTATCAAATTTTGtaccaatttaaatttaattactttttaaaaggTTACAATCCAAACATCGATCCCCAAatagaacaattttttcaagcaACAGCTTTTCGATTTGGTCACACTTTGGTTCCACCAGGTACTACTCAAATGATtttgttaatttaattataaataatataaacattatACATATCATAATGAATATAAACAAttacatattatatatattattaaatatatagttATTTTTCCATGGCCtactttaaaaatttgtttttttttcatatGAGAATTTGTTAACTTTTAACAAATAAGAACACTACTTACTAGTAATTTACATTCTAAACCACTTTTTCGataattagaaaaaaataaaaaggatTATACTATATAgattagatatacagggtgttcggccactcatgggaaaaattttaatgggggattctacacgtcaaaataaggcgaaaatcaagaataccaatttgttgatgaaggcttcgttaaacagttattaacgtttaaagttccgaccgtactgaatttttttctcgaaaatgcgcaagatttcaggggtatgactattcaccaaaaatgattgtaattgacccctgcaactaaaaataattttttcaaaacgttttgaaaatttttttttttcgccgaaaaaataggcaattagtttttcatttttgataattttatttgacgccctacagaaaagttgtccaatactttttcgtaggtacccatgagctctacttcagaaaaaagtttcattgaaatatattcacaattgtaggagttatggctgtttgaaaattggaccatttttatggggtttttctcattttgcggggtcaaggaccaacttttcgaatatttttgcgatttgtacatattctccaccaaaatacgcgtagtttgcttttttaagcattaaaatcgtccaatccgttcagaagttatgacgttttaaagattcgcatgaaaattcaggcagacatttctggccagaaattatattttcggtaaggaatttttttctcgaaactgagtaggatttcgggggtatgtctattgactaaaaatgcttgcaattgacccctgcatctaaaaataatttttccaagacgattcgaaagtcttttttttcacccaaaactttcagcacttactcgaattttttcgtcgaaaatgtgTATGTAgtactaattgttttcttgtagGTAGAGTGGTGAAGGTCAATCTAATTTTCTTGTAGGTAGATCTGATAGTCaatataattttcttaaatggaatgctacataaaaatatagcattctatttaagaaaattatattGACCTTCAGATCTCCTCAACCACTCCACTCACAAGAAAGCAATTAGTACTACATAATGTAGCCTGCCAAACAACTTTTgtacaaataattttattctttgtTTACTGGTTTAACTGCAGTGACACATTTTGGACGGCCCAATTTTGAACAGTTTTTCTTATCTATTCAGAAATTACATCCAATAGTGAGTAACATCATTACATTTATCTTTACTTCAAACACTaaataaaatatcatttttatttgttattaataCCAATTCTTTCATTCCAGATTAATAGAATTGGTGTCTTTAGCTGTGGTGGACCATCTATGATACAAGCTATAGATGAAGCTTGTAAATCTATTACTCTAAAAGAAAGACTTAATGTTTTGTTCCAACATTACTTTAagagtttttaaaattttagtaaattacTATACATTATCCTCATatagtaattataattttattaatcctCTATAGACAAACATGTTGAGTATGAATGTTAAAAAAATGCAAAGAAATAATGTGCATCAGAAAGTAATTTTGTAAAGAATATGTTTGTAAAGAATTTTTCGAATATATCCAAAAAAGTAAAAGTATCTTGTTTGGTATATTAACACAACCCTGCAAAGGATTAATGTATAACATATAACCTGATGTAAATTaagatatatgtataaatatattttgaaataagatttatatttattatggaTTACCAATTATATTCAAGACCAGTATATGTATGTATTGAAAACTACATTAAAATTTGTAGTTATAATCTAATTTTATAACCTCAATCTAATACTTCTATAAAATTGTCGCACGTATCTTTAAATTCTTGATTATTTAATTGTAAATCACGTGTTTCTTATAATAACAGATTTAAACttataaaactataaaatataaaaaattattttttatgaataaaacGATGCATACCTACAATGCTCCAGTAATAAAAGCACTCGTTAccataattaaataatttgtttaatcTTTTTTGGTTTACACTATATAAATTAAGAAACTAAAAAATACTTCAATTAGTTGAAATTAACTTTTGTATGTCGAAGAATATGTTTACAGCAGATATGTATAGATAGAACTACATAAAATTTGATAAGAAGAGATATTATTCGAAAACTATCCACTTTCGCAGTACTTCACACCTATGCCCGATCGCATGTATGTGAACTCATAGAGAGTTGGGATTGGAATGGGAAAGCAAATTAATACTCGCCCTCTTTTTCTATTCTCCGAAGCTACCCGAAATAAGCGCGAATGAACTTCAAACTTCCTCGAGAGAGACAAAAGACAACGATTGACATTTACTTTCTTTCTCAACTCACCAAAAATATCTGAAGTGGTTGATGGTTTTCGAGGAGTAGAAAAAGaaagcaaatgtgagcctttctttcTCGCTTTTGCATTGATACCCGTTCGAATTATTAACAAACGACAACATTTacaaaaaacaaaataacaCTTATTATGATGTATTATTACCTTATCTAaactatttattaattaataattttcagACGAAAAGTATgacattttcatcttatttttaaCTATAGAATGTACATATAGAATATGCTAGCAATTCTTTTTCAGCCCCTTTAATTCACTATAATTTCATCCCATTctcattttcgataaaaaaaaaagcgaGAAACTGCCATTTAAAAACACATCCCAGCTGTCTTGTTAAGTTTTTTCACCGAACTCGAGCTATGATCTTTTAACGAATAATTACTGTATCAAAAGGCAATATAACATAACTCTATTgtagtaataaaaatatacatgATGTGATtacatatatgtacatatgtacatatatagGGTTAAATAACATAATTCCTATTTAGTCACTAAAATAGATGAAAACGTACAAAATGGATAAGGTTATGTTTATTTCAAACGTTATCCATTTACACAAATTATTAAAAGTGAATcatgaaattataaaataccCAACTAACTTATTCCATACACGTAAGTGTTTTAGAAATCATATGcggtattaattttaaaataagagaaggtttataaaagagtacaaaatttataaaattctaaACATTCATGTTTTGTGTCTTAGaaaaaaatcaattaatatTTAACCCAAAAAGTCAACAAGAATATCTCTTTAGTatgttttttaaacaaatagatATTTTTAGGAACTGTTTGCATATATAGATTCATTGTTGAAAATCACTCATTTTACACTTTTTTCCTACATCTAATAATTTCTGAGATATTAAGCCAAATACTATTTTCATCATTCCTTGAAGATATTTTAACATGGATAATAatcaataaaagaaaatatgtattgaatatttttggttACTCTATAATTTTGCAAAACTTCACCAAAGTTGCACAATATATTTTCAAGTAGTTGCCTTGTAAGTAACAAATTAATCTTTTTTATAGAATTTCAAATACTATGTGCAAAGGAAACCAATACAACAGAGAGTTCAAGAATGCGtgaattcagaaaaaaattaagAGAACGTACACCTATAGGTACATTACTATACAATAAAGAAGTATCTATtgtcaaattatttaaatattattaataaaataacataATTTTACATGACAGAAAAAGTGGAAGAATTAGAAGAAGGAAAACATCCTTATCAAGAAAAAGAACCATTGAAACCATTTCCAAATAatgtcaatccagaaacaggtgAAATAGGAGGACCACGAGGACCAGAACCAACTCGATATGGTGATTGGGAAAGAAAAGGTCGAGTAAcagatttttaaatatgtttagGAAGAAATGTGTAATATAGTTATTAATGTAGACTGTAAACTGTAAATAAAGTATAGAGtaatatttgaataatttaGAAATGTAAAGAATGTaaagaatattatttaaaaattttgtttaaattaaaacaaaataataaaagttcTTGTGTTAAAACATTTTGTACAATTTGAGAAGTAATTCTTACTTTCTTGTATATATTGTTTTTATAGATATGTATGTGAACATAATAGTTAATAAGTatagaaattaaattatatttaaaaataaaaaaagtgaaATTAATGATTTGatctatttttatttgtattttgttaaacatATAACAAAAGAATTAATACTTTGTAAACCTTCAATCTTTTTCTTAGCCATCTCAATAGGATATACAAATAAAAGTATTTATAAATTAGAGCTGACATTGTGTTAATGTCAACATGTTTAGTTGtctcaataaaatttctataaaaCCGTTAATGTATAGAACTAGACAATTTGCAGCAAGTATGTAGCATATAAATCTTAtaagtatatatatgtataaaccttagtttataaaattattattttgacaTATTAACATAGAATATTTTTTCATAATTAATCAGATACAAAAGGTGAAAAGGAAGAATCTGCAAGAATGaaacaatttcataaaaaacTGAAATTGCAACCAGTACCAAGTAAACAAAACATTTTACATTTAATCATAaactaataattaaaataaattttgatatacTTTATAATCATGCAAATTATGAAGTATAATCATtattaagaaaattaaataataggAGTTCCCCCAAAAGAACGTTTTGTGGATTTGGTATTAGTGGAAACTGATCCAAACAGTGGGGAATTAATAACAGATAGCGAAAAAGATCCAACAAAGTGGGGAGATTGGCAAAACGGTGGACGAGTGAGCGATTTCTAAATCTGAAACTACATTATTCCATAATTTTCATTTGAAGATCTAAATGTATATCCAAAGTACAAGTAAAATAACAGTCTAAGTTCATTGTAAGTTGTAATTCGTattcattaaaaaaataatagcaTTAATTTTGTCTAGTTTTTATGAACTTATAAAACCTTCACTCCATCATATTGAACTGTTAATGCTAGATAAAATAATTAGTCATATTACCTTACTGGTAAttcgtaaatatatttaaagtagaaatagaaaaatgaatatagaaagaaacaaatataattgaagtaaacaaaaataattacttagattaattaattaaaagttcTATTACAAATTTCTATATAATAATTatatgtaacacactgaattaaattttttatctcATGAATCAACACAGAAAAATTATGAATAAATCAAATTCAATCAATTTCTTTGCATATTTggcaattttttatattaagtCAATTAATGATACTTAAAAATGAAAActgttttttattttcaaataaattggtaattaaatgcaattatttattatagaGTAGATCACGAAAATagatattattaatttaaataatgacTTTATTCCCGTATAAACAATTTATCATATTATCTCTATTCGTGTAACATgtttttaaaaacaaatatttgttATAGTGAAAATTACAGTTTGTAAAAAAATTTTCTTCCGAATTTTACatggtaaaaattattttcgtatacGGACAGTTAATCTACAGGTGATCAatcatttaagaaataaacttacgtgctaaaataagatgaaaatgaagAACGATAAAGTTGCATTTTAGGGCttcttactttccgacctataaaTAAGGTTTGTATTAGTAATAAGCATcaaaaactaaaaaaaatttttactaattaaaatttaattataaaacatactgatcatgttttatttattaaaataaagtttTGAATGCATACATATACGCGCATTcaatagaatctcctattaaaatagtATTAAAGTCTGTATCCTATTAAAgtctagaatcttctattaaaatgtttccccgagGTGGCTGGACACCCTTTATAATATACCACATTACTTGCAAACACTGTCCCAGTCGCTAGATATCAACCCCATTGAACACTtgggtaaaaataaaaataaatattcgcaAATCACCGCCTAAAAAGCGTGAAGAATTGAAGCAACAATTTATATACGAGTGCGGTAGGTGGATGAACACTTATGCAGCGGAATGtgtatgtatattttttaacaCGATTCCATCTACAGTTAAACAGATTTCAATGAAtcattacatttaagttttatgtgaaTAAAATCGTCCCATGGTCAATGATGGTTATTTCTTGTAATTTTTTGATTTCCTCAACACATATTTGTTATTTGTAAATatcaaaaaaatgttttaaataaatcttgaattaaattttatataaaaaagttAAATAAACAACTTCTCAGTTTTCTctaataaaggcaaaatcaaatgAAATCTTCAAAAAATTacctataaataaatttttatatttttaatgaaataagatgaaaattaaatttattcataagaaatattaatttaataagctttatttaattgtataaaaattttgtaaaaagttGAATGAAAATATTACTATATTAAAAATGCAATGTGACATGGAAATAGCAGTCACAGATACAATAATGTTGTTTACGTcagattattttctaaaatgcaTTGCTTTATATTTACATTACAATTTCATATTACAGTATGAATACAAGAATTTTCAAGTCATACTTTTATAATGCGCGATAcacaaaatacaaaattttttttatgaaaatttaaaaCTAAAAATAGCGAATTATGTACAAAATGGCGATTCTTACGTTGTAACATTTTAGTTCTACTCCTAACAGATCCATAGGCGATGTATCGAAAATAATGCTAATtgcattttcaaaattaatttttcactaAACTTATTCTTTTGTGTAAATACTCTACAGATCTGAAAATCTTCTAATAATAAAATCACTTTCCTTGTTATTTCAAATTACATATCAGAAATGACTAAAAAGTgaattacaattaaattaagtttgaCGTACTAATTAGAATtgtaaaatgaaaaggaaataatctaaaattataaatacactgATATTTGAATAATTCTCAGTCTTTCATCTAGGATCGACGGACCTGAAAATTGTAGTTTTAAGGTAGCatcgaatattaaatattatagatcTTAACAAGTTATAAACTATAAAGTTTTATTGATGGCCAAAACATCTCGCATCATCATATTCCTGAGTGTCCATAAGGCGTTTACCACGTTTCCATGATTGCCTACACCGTTACCAAGCCATTCGGCAGGTAATTTTGTTACATCAGGAATTTGTGTATTATCAGGATTGGCGTTCATCTGTTTATCCCAATTTGATATGTACCGGTTTTCTACGTTTAGAGCCTCAATATACCTAAGAAAAAGGTatgaataatatatttaaatatgcaTTAATAATAATTGTTGTAAAAATAGTAACAATGATAATTGTACCGTAAGTAAGCATCTGAATGTAATACACGACTTGGTCTTGGAGGAACTGCAACAAACATTGGTTCCGGTTGTTTAGTGGTAGGTATGCTACTTGTTTGTGTCGCAGCTGCCGATGTTTCTGTAACAAAAGCATTTATTTGTAATTACACAAATATTATACGTTTGTTCTAAATACtaatttgaaattattaaaaattaattaccaGTTTCCATTGGCGGTAATATCGTTGGACCTTTTGATGCCATATAATTTCtgcaataaaaaatacaatgaaaataaaatataaatttataaattgagAAATACATTTTGATAATATAACAACTTTTGATAGCATACTTGCTTCTTTCTGTAGGAGGTATTATACGTCCATTTGACTTAAGGATATGTACTTCTTTAACGTGCCTTGCTAATCTTTGTACACTTGGAAATGGAGGTACAGATTTCTTTGTACGACCACATCCGCGCCATTGACATTGATATTCTACatctattaaaaaataagtTTCAGGACTTCAAAACTTCATTTATCTCTAATAGTATTGAAATAACTCAATAAACTTACCACTAGCAGCGTTAGCAAAAGACGATTGTACATGTCCATTTTGTTCAGCGATACAATGATCGATACAATCAGTCATATCTTCAAATTGCCAGTCACAATTGTCCCAACAACATTCATATACTACATCTTGTAAAGAATTTGTACCCACTGAAACGGATGTTCCTTTAAGCTGTCCACCATCCTCGTTCATCTTAATTGCTCTTTCTTCCCAAGCTTGTTTTTCTCCTGCCGGCAATTTTCTCCACTGGAATGgaaaaaatattcatttttgcAATATTTTGATATTCTTTAAAAACCAGTTTTTCAAACCTTTTTCATGATTGAAGATAAGAAAATGGTCAAACAAACTGTTTTCTATCATGGCTACTTTCCGTAATAGTTTACGTAATTAATTTGTAATATAtattagaataaaaataaatgttaaaaatatatGATGAATGAATTATATACTTACAAAATACATAGTAAGCATACGTAATATGCATAGTATTTcaatatttacattattttataATTCACATATAATAATTTGTGTTTAAACGATAATTTTTATTGTTGACAACAATAACATTTTGGAGTTGATGGTAAAAACGTGGATAGTAGCCTCGAGAAGAATGTAACACACACGCTTGAAGAAAAGATGAAGCATGCAGAATGATGTACACTCTTGATGATTTTTCACAATAGAAGTCGGtaagttttttttttacaacaataaattttttaaatttgatctGCATACTTTACTTCTTCACTAGATTCTTATAGTAAACTAAAAATcaacagtaaaaaataaataaatacctcATTGCCAACAATTCTGCTAATCTCCCCAAAGGATGATTCAGGATTGTTTTGTGTAATCTGCGTTCGCATTTTACTCGAATATAAAATATAGCCCGTAACTAATTTCTTACCCGCCGTTTTCTAAACAGAGGAAAACACAAATTATAATGTCACTGTCTCATTAACGAGTCTTGATATTATACCTTCAAAGGTAAAACATCTAATTGTCGTTCTATAATGTTAGGTAACAAAGTTTAAACGGTGCAAAAACAAAAAGTATGCTGGCATATTTCTCTAAAcaaaaacaaaatgaaataaataaaatgcaaTACGTGATCAAGTTGTAAGTAAATAATGTCACGATAATGCCTACCTTCTTAGTCGACACAGGAGTTTGAGTATTGGAGAGCACCGGTTGAGCTTCTGCAGATCCAACGGACGGTGGACCACCAGCGTCCATGCTGTCCTCCCCAACTCCTACTCCCACTCCCACTCCTAATCCTACTCCCATGCCTAGTACATCGGGTTCCAGCTTCGGTAACAATGGTGAGGCTTCCTATACCATTTATGTTATGTTACGTTCAATATCCATCACCGAATGTGATATCAtgaatattttttgaattgttTGTATCAATATAACAATCTTGTTTAATGCTATTAACTACATAAATTATCCTTGATCAAAGATATTACAAACTGCAGTATTCGTGAGTTTactgttaaaggaaataaatttaatttcattatgaaTCATCGCGATGCAGTGCATATTATTTACAGTTTATTCTTTGATgctaatataatattataatattctaATGCTTGATTTTTATTCCTCAGAAATATTCTAAAAATCTGTATACTTAGATATTAGTACTGTATGCATTACATTTAAAGCAAAATGtattaatttttacattatttgGGTTAGAGTGACATGGAAGCGACTTTTTGGTGGTAttctatatgtatatatatatgcaagtatatatatacatatgtattagCGATAAACCCAACAGGTGCTCTGAATTTAAAACCTTGAAAAATAATTGCTAGTCCTATATAAATATGTAGAAAAAACGTAATTCCATAAAATACACATACACGTATATAAACAAAACACAAACTAAGTAGAAAGAAACAATGAATATGCCGGCATAAAATGAGAAACATGCTCAGATACAAAGTGACATAAGAACTTCATCACACGCAAATCATATTCATATGTCAAACAAAATGTATGATTCTAATTTAGTCTGATAACACTTTGTAAGACAAGTAATTATGAGCTTGCGTATGACTTTAAGGGAACATGCATTCTTGGTGTATTGTTGTCAAGAACATAAGAAATTTATAGATAGAAATTACCATTTCAAACTGAGTTGAACTAGGGGTAACAGACTTGACTTGATTTTGCGAATGTGCCACATCGGCTGGTACCTACAACACACACATCACATGCAAAGCAATAATATTCCGTTAGTTGCATAACAAAATAATAGGCTACTACTTATTGTTATTGAAATGCTGCATGTAACGTTAGTATTAATGCTTAAAATGTATACATACCTTAGCAGGATTAATTGGCCTCCgaaagaaataaatttcgtCTTCAGTTACTGTTGTGCTAtgattgaatttttttaaacctTCTTGCCCAAGTTTTTTCATAAGGCTTTTACTTTCATCATATAATGATTCACAAATATAAATATCATCCTCCGGAACTTCTGTGGGTCGacctatatacatatatacattttttagaaatattatAAGACATAATCATTAATTATATATACTTTTCACTTTTGTATTATGTTTTATACTTACTGCAAATATACTCTCCAAAATCAAGAACAGCACATTTCCCAACAATAGCCACGATAGGATGAGTACCATCAACAGTTGATAAAAAAAGTTCTTGTTTATAAAATAACTTATTGGGAGCATGTGGGATTTCTGCAGGCATCAACAACCATGGGCCTTTGAAGTAACATTTTCCACTAAAAAATTAATTGCTTTTAATAAATACATAAATCATATGCAATTTATACTGAAATATATAACTTACTCTTTGGTCGACCAAATAGCATCAACTTGTGCAATTTGTTGTCTACCTCCATCTGTTGCTACGTAAACAAAATCTCCAGTTTTTACAGCACCCGTGCATGTACTATATTGTTCATAGTACGTATTCTCTGTATCACTTGAATTATATAGTATCACATTCTACAAAGTAAGATATGTTAAATAAAAACTCTTTTTACAAATTATGTACTTTATAACTATGAAACATGatatgaatattataaatatgaCTTACAGGTCTTTCCTTTTCTGTTAATTTTTCTCCTTCTTCTAACTCCGCGATTTCTTCTTTATGTTTCTCTAGTCTTTCCTTGTACACTGATATTACTCGTTTTGGTTCTAACGGTTTGTCTCttggaattaattttaaatgatCTGGATCAAAATTCCAGACTTTGATTTTTTTAAACGCTCTTGCTCTCGTAGAATATCGTGATTCACATACATAAACATCTTTTTCTAGAAAAGTTTCTGGTTGCATTCTAAAATAATCCTTAACACTTAACACACTACATCTGCCAGCTACTTTGGCTAGAGGTACAGCTATATGAGCATcacttttaaataattctttgtCGAGGAATTTTCTAGAAGCTACATGATAAGTTTCACTTGGTCTATAAAATAAATTGCCATATAACATCTGCTGTCCCTCTGCATTTGTCCACAAACGTTCTATAAGAACAACACTATACTCCATGCCTCGTTCTGAAGGTTCTACATATGCAAAATCACCAGCTCTATATACTTCTTGATTAAAACTCATTGGAGTACTATTGTCGATATTACTTCCCTCAGTATTAGTATTTGTTTCTGAATCCTAAACAAACCAAGAAtaccaaaataaataaaattattttccctTATAAACAGCTCTTATAACATAAAATACTACATGCATACTTTTGTCTCATTTCCATCACAACTTTCCTCTTCATTAGGTAATGTTAATTCTTGTTGTTGCTTTAGACGTTTAAGTTCTGCAACTTGAGTAGATAGATCGAGGAGAGTATAATTAAGTGCTGGTGAATGTAATAAATCTCCACCACGAGTTACTTCATCGCGAGTTCGGAGGAAAAATGCCTGAAGTTCTACACTATCTTCAAAAGGTTGTGAATCTGTACGTGACAGCCTTCTAGCTCTTTCTAAACATGTAAATACATCTTCTTGGAACCTATCTAGTCGCTTGTAAACTCCACGGTCTAACCTTCTTTTAA includes:
- the Polybromo gene encoding protein polybromo isoform X3, which codes for MNKRRRTSSVASRGTEDDGDDIPPEPTKRRKKLDPSDLCQQLYDVLRNQKKEDGTLLCDAFIRVPKRRQEPGYYEVVTNPIDLLKVQQKLKTDEYRDMDDLSADIQLMVNNAKAFYMRTSPEYKDATELWELCINTKNRIMEEYEDAEPKGKLILKVARLARKAAAKQDDAEDTSESSTNPDEETIQLFEDLFAAVMTATDPADNNRPLHTMFQLKPSKKLYPEYYDVIETPVDLKTVARKIQEAAYSCVADMEKDLMLMCRNACQFNEPGSQIYKDAKLLKKIITAAAKKQDTGLSSSVPKIATTAPSTRSKRGSRTMAQSLIAQTAALPDEDEESDDEEEESAETEEADNHQWQLFQTIRTTPNNQGVRMSEYFWKLPSKRLYPDYYKMIKNPISLLQIRTKIKKGEYGTVSEVAGDMNIMFENAKKYNIHTSRLYKCAVKLQKIMQEKVQELLEFDQDSDSDSEFENNSHKAHNFMKRATSLLTRGKYKDNAPLKKRLYSLVKCVIEYVCEDGRQPMLMFMEKPSKKLYPDYYQVIAEPIDMLAIESNIKGEKYQSESELIQDFKLMFNNCRQYNEEGSLIYEDANTLERILMDKVKELGPLTDSGKSSKSSGSTPTRNVGRPKKTVPVHLQKLKTMYDIIKDYHDTKGRQLSLIFMKLPNKNEYPDYYEVIKQPMNMEKIASTLKNNGYDNLDDLVSDFILMFDNACKYNEPDSQIYKDALILQRLVLQTKLQLSEDEESVPDVSAAVQEILATIFTALYNHQDEEGRCYSDSMAELPEHDIVDGKKIRGLSLDLIKRRLDRGVYKRLDRFQEDVFTCLERARRLSRTDSQPFEDSVELQAFFLRTRDEVTRGGDLLHSPALNYTLLDLSTQVAELKRLKQQQELTLPNEEESCDGNETKDSETNTNTEGSNIDNSTPMSFNQEVYRAGDFAYVEPSERGMEYSVVLIERLWTNAEGQQMLYGNLFYRPSETYHVASRKFLDKELFKSDAHIAVPLAKVAGRCSVLSVKDYFRMQPETFLEKDVYVCESRYSTRARAFKKIKVWNFDPDHLKLIPRDKPLEPKRVISVYKERLEKHKEEIAELEEGEKLTEKERPNVILYNSSDTENTYYEQYSTCTGAVKTGDFVYVATDGGRQQIAQVDAIWSTKDGKCYFKGPWLLMPAEIPHAPNKLFYKQELFLSTVDGTHPIVAIVGKCAVLDFGEYICSRPTEVPEDDIYICESLYDESKSLMKKLGQEGLKKFNHSTTVTEDEIYFFRRPINPAKVPADVAHSQNQVKSVTPSSTQFEMEASPLLPKLEPDVLGMGVGLGVGVGVGVGEDSMDAGGPPSVGSAEAQPVLSNTQTPVSTKKKTAGKKLVTGYILYSSKMRTQITQNNPESSFGEISRIVGNEWRKLPAGEKQAWEERAIKMNEDGGQLKGTSVSVGTNSLQDVVYECCWDNCDWQFEDMTDCIDHCIAEQNGHVQSSFANAASDVEYQCQWRGCGRTKKSVPPFPSVQRLARHVKEVHILKSNGRIIPPTERSKNYMASKGPTILPPMETETSAAATQTSSIPTTKQPEPMFVAVPPRPSRVLHSDAYLRYIEALNVENRYISNWDKQMNANPDNTQIPDVTKLPAEWLGNGVGNHGNVVNALWTLRNMMMRDVLAINKTL